Below is a window of Mycobacterium dioxanotrophicus DNA.
TTCATCGAACATCGATGAGGCTACCCGGGGTTTGATGATGGTCAAACCTATTATCGCGTGATGGAGGGCACAGCATGGTTCAGGCGCAGTTGGCCGAGCCGGTCCGGCACCCTGTCGCGCCGCTGAGGCAGGTGCTGTGCGCACTGCAGGACCCGGTGCGCTTGGAAATGGTGCGCCGGCTACACAACGCCGGGCGGCCGGTGCGGTGCGCTGAACTGTACGACGGCATCAACAAATCGACGGCCACCCATCACTTCAACATCCTGCGTGACGCCGGAATCATCGAACGCGAGCCCGCTGAGGGGCACACACATCAGCGCCTGCGCATCGAAGACGTCGACGATGCGATCCCCGGGCTGCTGGGTTCGATTGTGGCGCAGGCTAATCGCGAATCGGAGGCGCTCAGCTGATCAGCGGCCCGCCGCGGTTCCCGAGCGCAGGCCCGATGGCATTCCTGGCACCGGGCGTGCGCCCCTTGCCCCATCCGATCTGCTGGCGGTAACTGCCGAGCAGCCCGCTGGTGGCGAGGGTGTGCTCGTCGGCCGACGGCGTCGGCTTCGTGAACGGTGACACGTAGAGCGCGTCGACCGGGCAGTTGGCCTCGCACTGGAAACAGGTCTGACAATCCGAATGCCTGCTGATCACCGGTATTCCGGCCGGCCCACGGTCGAAGACGTTGGTGGGGCAGACCTCGATGCACTTGTCACAGGATATGCACCGCTGCGCGGAGACGATCTCGATCATGAGGCCATCCCGGCCGTCATGCGTATCGGTTCCGGCCGCACCCAGATGTCGTCGAGACCGCCCGTGACGAGACGACGGTGCTGAGCGGGATCCTGATCGGGGAAATCCAGCCTCTTGGCCATGCCACGGGTCTCGGTGCGAGCCAGGGCAGCGGTGTACATCCACCGGGCGTGCGCGGCCATCGCCGCGGCCTCCCGTGCCCTGAACCGCAGTTCTCCATCGCCGGACAGTGACTCGCGAACCGAGGCCCAGATGCCGTCCAGCGTGCCGAGCGCCTTGGCCAGGACCGGACCGCGCCGTAAGTAGTTCCTGTCGTAGGGCAACACTTCGCGTTGCACGGCGGTGACGACGGCCCGGTGATCGGTGCTGCGGCGGGATCCGGTGGGGCGGACCCCGCCGCAGCCGATCGGGTGCAGCCGTCGCGACTGCGCTTGCGGCCCAAGGCTGCGTGCGTGCCGCGCGGCGCCGCGTCCCGCCCAGCTGCCCGACGACATCGCCCACGCCGCGTTATGACTGCCGCCGCCGGTGAACCCGCCGCAGATCAACTCGCGGGTCGCGGCATCGCCCGCTGCGTACAGGCCGGGGACCGTCGTCGCGCAATCGTCGGTGACGACGCGGATTCCGCCGGTGCCGCGCACGGTGCCCTCGGCGAGCAACGTGACCGCGAATTTCTGCGTGAACGGGTCGATGCCCATCCGGTCGAAGGTCAGGAAGAAGTTGGGCTGCGCGCGGCGCATCGCTTCCCGATCTGCTGGTGCCGCCCGGTCCAGTTGGCAGAACACCTTGTCGCGCAGCAGTTCAGCGGCGATGG
It encodes the following:
- a CDS encoding FAD-dependent oxidoreductase, yielding MLDLIADVMVVGGGPAAAWAALTAARDGADVVLADKGYCGTSGATASAGTGVWYVRPDPAEREAAIAARAALGGHLADHRWSVRVLDETYARVNELAEIARFPFPTAPDGTPLRNGLQGPEYMRRMRILVKRAGVRILDHSPVTELLIDPQGAVSGAAGYRRQARQGFRVRAGAVVVATGGCAFQSKALGCDVNTGDGALFAVEAGAELSGMEFSNAYGIAPEGTSVTKTAFYHFATFYRSDGSVLDGASSQQRSPIAAELLRDKVFCQLDRAAPADREAMRRAQPNFFLTFDRMGIDPFTQKFAVTLLAEGTVRGTGGIRVVTDDCATTVPGLYAAGDAATRELICGGFTGGGSHNAAWAMSSGSWAGRGAARHARSLGPQAQSRRLHPIGCGGVRPTGSRRSTDHRAVVTAVQREVLPYDRNYLRRGPVLAKALGTLDGIWASVRESLSGDGELRFRAREAAAMAAHARWMYTAALARTETRGMAKRLDFPDQDPAQHRRLVTGGLDDIWVRPEPIRMTAGMAS
- a CDS encoding 4Fe-4S dicluster domain-containing protein, with translation MIEIVSAQRCISCDKCIEVCPTNVFDRGPAGIPVISRHSDCQTCFQCEANCPVDALYVSPFTKPTPSADEHTLATSGLLGSYRQQIGWGKGRTPGARNAIGPALGNRGGPLIS
- a CDS encoding ArsR/SmtB family transcription factor, which encodes MVQAQLAEPVRHPVAPLRQVLCALQDPVRLEMVRRLHNAGRPVRCAELYDGINKSTATHHFNILRDAGIIEREPAEGHTHQRLRIEDVDDAIPGLLGSIVAQANRESEALS